In the genome of Candoia aspera isolate rCanAsp1 chromosome 1, rCanAsp1.hap2, whole genome shotgun sequence, one region contains:
- the FAIM gene encoding fas apoptotic inhibitory molecule 1 isoform X2, with translation MTDLVAVWEVGLSDGVHKIEFEHGTTSGKRVVYVDGKEVMRKEWMFKLVGKETFTVGAAKTKATINIDAVSGFAYEYTLEIDGKSLKKYLENRSKTTNTWVLHLDGTDFRVVLEKDTMDVWCNGKKVETAGEFVEDGTETHFSIGKHNCCIKAISSGKRREGILHMLIVDDGEIPEALE, from the exons ATGACAGACCTAGTGGCTGTCTGGGAAGTAGGTCTGAGTGATGGTGTTCACAAAATTGAATTTGAACATGGGACCACGTCAGGAAAACGTGTTGTGTATGTAGATGGAAAG GAAGTAATGAGAAAAGAATGGATGTTTAAATTAGTGGGAAAGGAGACATTTACAGTTGGAGCAGCTAAAACAAAGGCTACCATTAATATTGATGCAGTCAGTGGATTTGCATATGAATATACTCTGGAAATAGATGGGAAAAGCCTCAAGAAGTATCTGGAGAACCGGTCAAAAACAACAAACACTTGGGTATTACACCTAGATGGTACAGATTTTAGAGTTGTTTTAG AGAAAGACACAATGGATGTCTGGTGCAATGGTAAAAAAGTGGAGACAGCG ggtGAATTTGTAGAAGATGGGACAGAAACACATTTCAGTATTGGAAAGCATAACTGTTGCATTAAAGCTATCAGCagtgggaagagaagagaaggaattcTTCACATGCTCATTGTGGATGATGGAGAAATTCCAGAAGCCTTGGAATAG
- the FAIM gene encoding fas apoptotic inhibitory molecule 1 isoform X1 — protein MSHYSYLDRMTDLVAVWEVGLSDGVHKIEFEHGTTSGKRVVYVDGKEVMRKEWMFKLVGKETFTVGAAKTKATINIDAVSGFAYEYTLEIDGKSLKKYLENRSKTTNTWVLHLDGTDFRVVLEKDTMDVWCNGKKVETAGEFVEDGTETHFSIGKHNCCIKAISSGKRREGILHMLIVDDGEIPEALE, from the exons ATGTCTCACTACAGTTACCTAGACAGAATGACAGACCTAGTGGCTGTCTGGGAAGTAGGTCTGAGTGATGGTGTTCACAAAATTGAATTTGAACATGGGACCACGTCAGGAAAACGTGTTGTGTATGTAGATGGAAAG GAAGTAATGAGAAAAGAATGGATGTTTAAATTAGTGGGAAAGGAGACATTTACAGTTGGAGCAGCTAAAACAAAGGCTACCATTAATATTGATGCAGTCAGTGGATTTGCATATGAATATACTCTGGAAATAGATGGGAAAAGCCTCAAGAAGTATCTGGAGAACCGGTCAAAAACAACAAACACTTGGGTATTACACCTAGATGGTACAGATTTTAGAGTTGTTTTAG AGAAAGACACAATGGATGTCTGGTGCAATGGTAAAAAAGTGGAGACAGCG ggtGAATTTGTAGAAGATGGGACAGAAACACATTTCAGTATTGGAAAGCATAACTGTTGCATTAAAGCTATCAGCagtgggaagagaagagaaggaattcTTCACATGCTCATTGTGGATGATGGAGAAATTCCAGAAGCCTTGGAATAG